A region of the Candidatus Zixiibacteriota bacterium genome:
GCCTGCCAAACCATGCGCTCGACTGTCATCTCGCGCGAGAACATGGAATACTCATCCCCCACTATTACACGGTTCTCGACCGGATCGAGCCTCTTGACATACAGCGGGGTCGGATAAGCGATCCCCAAACCGCGACGTTGTCCGATCGTGTAAAAAGCGATCCCCTCATGTTTACCGAGCACTGCCCCGTTCTCGTGCACGATCTCCCCCGACTTGAAACTGCGCCCCTGTTTGGCTTCGTATTCGCGTAAAAAACGATGGTAATCATCATCGGCCACGAAACAAATTTCACGCGACTCTCGGCGCTCCGCCGTTCGCAGCCCGTGCCGGCGAGCGACCTCGCGCACCTCGGCCTTGGTCATTCGTCCAAGCGGCATCAGCGTTCGGGATAAAGCCTCCTGCGAGAGTCCCCAGAGAACATAGCTTTGATCGCGAGTGACATCGACTCCCTTACGAGTAAAAAAACGCCCCCGGTCGGTTTCGCCGATACCGGCATAATGACCGGTGGCGACATAATCACAACCGACCTCCGCCGCCTTGCGCAGAAACTCACTCCACTTAATATGCGAATTGCAGCGGACACAGGGATTGGGCGTACGCCCCGCCTTATACTCGTCGATAAAATTCTCGATGACATCTTCCTTGAACGAACGCGACAGGTTCAAGACATAAAACGGCGCCTCGAGATCGGCGCAAACGGCGCGACAGTCGTTGACGGCATCGAGCGAACAACAGCGGCCGTCGCGATAGACATCCTCTCCCCCGACATCGGCATAATCCCAGAGCTTCATGTGAGCCCCGACGATATCGTACCCCTGCTCTTTCAACAGAAGGGCGGTGACCGAAGAATCGACTCCGCCCGACATCGCCACGAGAACTTTTCGGGGCATCGCGCTCACTGCTCCCAAGTCAGCCGTTATAGGTGGGCGACATAGCTCGCAAACGCTCGATAATCGGCGGCAACTCCTGCAGGACGTAGTCGATTTGCTCGCGGGTAGTGGCGCGTCCGAGACTGAACCGGACAGCGCTTTGTCCCGCCTCGACCGGTATTTTCATCGCCTTCAGTACGTGCGAAGGTTCGGTGGCTCCTGAAGTACAAGCCGAACCGGATGAGGCCGCCACTCCCTTCATATCGAGCGAAAGGATAATCGACTCACCCTCTGCTCCGGGGAACGACATATTAACCGTCTGCG
Encoded here:
- the mnmA gene encoding tRNA 2-thiouridine(34) synthase MnmA, with the translated sequence MPRKVLVAMSGGVDSSVTALLLKEQGYDIVGAHMKLWDYADVGGEDVYRDGRCCSLDAVNDCRAVCADLEAPFYVLNLSRSFKEDVIENFIDEYKAGRTPNPCVRCNSHIKWSEFLRKAAEVGCDYVATGHYAGIGETDRGRFFTRKGVDVTRDQSYVLWGLSQEALSRTLMPLGRMTKAEVREVARRHGLRTAERRESREICFVADDDYHRFLREYEAKQGRSFKSGEIVHENGAVLGKHEGIAFYTIGQRRGLGIAYPTPLYVKRLDPVENRVIVGDEYSMFSREMTVERMVWQAFDPDATVPASDAAHSSVGQASPRPAALNDSDFTPPLIDGGFRADVKIRYQHQAAPARVELLTEDSVRVIFDERQRALTPGQSAVFYHGDILLGGGVIG